In Synechococcus sp. RS9909, one genomic interval encodes:
- the hemJ gene encoding protoporphyrinogen oxidase HemJ codes for MTLPPEAYLWFKTLHIVGVVVWFAGLFYLVRLFIYHVEAEELAPELRTPFQTQYALMERRLANIITTPGMVVAVSMAVGLLVVQPSWLHQGWMHAKLAFVAALLIYHAFCYRLMGQLRRGDCRWTGRQLRALNELPTLLLVIVVMLVVFKTQFPTGAATWFVFALVVFMAASIQFYARWRRLKAEALAAEPAEAHGH; via the coding sequence ATGACCCTGCCGCCCGAGGCATACCTCTGGTTCAAAACCCTCCACATCGTGGGCGTGGTGGTGTGGTTTGCCGGGCTCTTCTACCTGGTGCGGTTGTTCATCTACCACGTGGAAGCGGAGGAGCTGGCCCCTGAGTTGCGCACGCCCTTCCAGACGCAATACGCCCTGATGGAACGGCGCTTGGCCAACATCATCACCACTCCCGGCATGGTGGTGGCGGTATCGATGGCGGTGGGCCTGCTGGTGGTGCAACCCAGTTGGCTGCATCAGGGCTGGATGCACGCCAAGCTCGCGTTCGTCGCCGCACTCCTCATCTATCACGCCTTTTGCTACCGCCTCATGGGGCAGTTGCGACGAGGCGACTGCCGTTGGACCGGACGCCAGCTGCGCGCCCTCAACGAGCTCCCCACCCTGCTTCTGGTGATCGTGGTGATGCTGGTGGTGTTCAAGACCCAGTTTCCGACCGGCGCCGCCACCTGGTTCGTGTTCGCCCTGGTGGTGTTCATGGCCGCCTCGATTCAGTTCTATGCCCGCTGGCGGCGGCTCAAGGCCGAAGCCCTCGCAGCCGAGCCTGCCGAAGCCCATGGCCACTGA
- a CDS encoding PHP domain-containing protein, translated as MATDRHPLRSILETVGPESCPAALNFHCHTLCSDGSLSPDALIRQARDQGLQHLAVTDHHSAAAFRPMQAWLERELDAGHAVPTLWSGMEISCVLRGCLVHVLALGFELDHPALHVYSQGDAAVGEPLRAEAVRKAIHAAGGLAVLAHPARYRLGYPELIAAAAELGFDGGEAWYDYDMQPHWSPTPLVCEAIDAQLKNLGLLRTCGTDTHGHDLKGR; from the coding sequence ATGGCCACTGATCGCCACCCCCTGAGGTCCATCCTCGAAACGGTGGGCCCCGAGAGCTGCCCGGCCGCCCTCAATTTCCACTGCCACACGCTTTGCAGCGACGGCAGCCTCTCCCCCGACGCCCTGATTCGTCAGGCCCGCGATCAGGGCCTGCAGCATCTCGCCGTCACCGATCACCACAGTGCAGCGGCGTTCCGCCCGATGCAGGCCTGGTTGGAGCGGGAGCTGGACGCCGGCCACGCGGTGCCCACCCTCTGGAGCGGCATGGAGATCAGTTGCGTGCTTCGCGGCTGTCTGGTGCACGTGCTGGCCCTGGGCTTCGAGCTCGATCACCCGGCGCTGCACGTTTACAGCCAGGGGGATGCGGCGGTGGGAGAACCGCTGCGGGCGGAGGCGGTCCGCAAGGCGATTCATGCCGCTGGCGGGCTGGCGGTGCTGGCCCATCCGGCCCGGTATCGCCTCGGTTACCCCGAGCTGATCGCTGCGGCGGCTGAGCTGGGCTTCGATGGCGGCGAGGCCTGGTACGACTACGACATGCAACCGCATTGGAGCCCGACACCGCTGGTGTGCGAGGCGATCGATGCCCAGTTGAAGAACCTTGGCCTTTTGCGTACGTGTGGCACCGATACCCACGGCCACGACCTCAAGGGTCGCTAA